A single Ochrobactrum sp. BTU1 DNA region contains:
- a CDS encoding diguanylate cyclase, translated as MPNRATVLIVDDEVSNIEIMNAVLEEHYEICFATSGEQAIEVARTVLPDIILLDVMMPGVDGYEVCVRLKNDRLLADVPVIFTTGLDDQEAEVRGLSLGAIDYVTKPINPVVLRARVSNHIELKRLRDQLAQMAVTDALTGLSNRRQLEVTLSAEITRLAPSGAWLSVIMLDIDFFKLFNDTYGHPEGDRCIAMVAAALTRAVHKVSGMTARYGGEEFACVLPGADPQTALATAQEIQFQIQSLNIPHPGSTVSTNVTVSMGIASARTHLEMAGSLWLQQADHQLYTSKKSGRNQIANVQFSSPSH; from the coding sequence ATGCCTAACCGTGCAACCGTGTTGATTGTCGATGATGAAGTATCAAATATCGAGATCATGAATGCCGTGCTGGAAGAACATTACGAAATTTGCTTTGCAACTTCCGGCGAACAGGCAATCGAAGTTGCCAGAACTGTATTGCCTGACATCATTTTGCTCGACGTCATGATGCCCGGTGTTGATGGTTACGAAGTCTGTGTGCGCCTGAAGAACGATCGCTTGCTTGCCGACGTTCCGGTGATCTTCACAACGGGCCTTGATGATCAGGAAGCTGAAGTTCGCGGCCTGTCGCTGGGTGCCATCGATTACGTAACCAAACCAATCAATCCTGTGGTTCTGCGTGCCCGCGTATCCAATCACATCGAACTGAAGCGTTTGCGTGATCAACTAGCGCAGATGGCTGTAACCGATGCCCTCACCGGACTGAGCAACCGCCGCCAACTGGAAGTGACCCTTTCAGCGGAAATCACCCGCCTCGCACCTTCCGGTGCTTGGCTTTCGGTCATTATGCTGGATATCGATTTCTTTAAATTGTTCAATGACACCTATGGCCACCCTGAAGGCGACCGATGCATTGCCATGGTTGCAGCGGCACTCACACGTGCAGTGCATAAAGTGTCGGGGATGACAGCGCGGTATGGTGGCGAAGAATTTGCCTGTGTTCTACCTGGCGCAGATCCGCAAACTGCGCTCGCCACCGCACAAGAAATTCAATTTCAAATTCAGTCGCTCAACATTCCACACCCCGGCTCGACAGTCAGCACGAATGTTACCGTCAGCATGGGGATTGCTTCAGCACGTACGCACCTCGAGATGGCAGGTTCACTCTGGTTGCAGCAGGCAGATCACCAGCTTTACACCAGCAAAAAGAGTGGTCGTAATCAGATCGCGAATGTCCAGTTTTCGTCTCCCTCTCACTGA
- a CDS encoding MFS transporter — MPQRNSPLAPFQYGTFRALWSATLFSNLGGLVQTVGAGWMMATIARSDDMVALVQASTTLPVMIFSVAAGALADNFDRRRIMLTAQVLLLLVSVVLAVSAYLGILTPWMLLGFTFLIGCGGALHNPSWQASMGDIVPRTDLPAAVALNSMSFNLMRSIGPAIGGAIVAAAGAAFAFIFNAFSYCALILALWRWQPQIAKSTLPREALGPAMIAGLRYVSMSPNLLKVMFRGFLFGLSAIVILALLPLVARDLVNGTALTYGIMLGFFGIGAIGGALSSARLREVLGNEWLVRSAFAAFAISCLLLSVSRSIWMSCIFLLPAGLSWVLALSLFNVTVQLSTPRWVVGRALALYQTATFGGMAAGSWLWGAVADEFGVPGALLAAAGVLLLGALVGLLLPQPEFESLNLDPLNRFSEPKLRLDLRSRSGPIMIMVDYKIAQEDVKAFLAAMALRRRIRIRDGARQWALLRDLENPETWTESYHVPTWVEYVRHNQRRTQSDAEVSERLLALHKGSTPPLVHRMIERQTVSIHDDMPLKAHLDLH; from the coding sequence ATGCCGCAAAGAAATTCCCCCCTCGCACCGTTCCAATACGGAACCTTTCGGGCGCTCTGGTCTGCGACACTATTTTCGAACCTTGGCGGCCTCGTGCAGACGGTCGGCGCGGGCTGGATGATGGCTACCATTGCGCGCTCCGATGATATGGTTGCGCTGGTTCAGGCCTCCACCACTCTTCCTGTGATGATTTTCTCCGTTGCGGCCGGTGCGCTTGCCGATAATTTCGATCGCCGCCGCATCATGTTGACAGCGCAGGTTCTCCTTCTTCTCGTTTCCGTGGTGCTAGCGGTTTCCGCATATCTTGGCATTTTGACGCCATGGATGTTGCTTGGCTTTACCTTTCTGATCGGCTGTGGTGGGGCCCTGCACAATCCTTCATGGCAGGCGTCGATGGGTGATATTGTCCCGCGAACCGACTTGCCTGCTGCCGTTGCGCTCAATTCCATGAGTTTCAATCTGATGCGCAGTATCGGACCGGCGATTGGTGGCGCAATCGTTGCTGCCGCTGGTGCCGCTTTTGCATTCATCTTCAACGCGTTTAGCTATTGTGCGTTGATCCTTGCGCTTTGGCGGTGGCAACCGCAGATCGCAAAATCAACATTGCCACGTGAAGCACTCGGGCCGGCAATGATCGCGGGGCTGCGCTACGTCTCCATGTCGCCCAATCTTTTGAAAGTCATGTTTCGTGGCTTTCTGTTCGGCTTGTCTGCGATCGTTATTCTTGCGCTTTTGCCGCTTGTGGCGCGTGATCTCGTTAACGGCACAGCACTAACCTATGGCATCATGCTCGGCTTTTTCGGCATTGGTGCCATTGGTGGCGCGCTTTCAAGTGCTCGTTTGCGCGAAGTCCTGGGTAATGAGTGGCTTGTCCGTAGTGCCTTTGCCGCCTTTGCCATCAGTTGTCTTTTGCTTTCGGTCAGCCGCAGCATTTGGATGAGCTGTATTTTCTTGCTTCCGGCTGGTCTGTCGTGGGTTTTAGCGTTGTCGCTTTTCAACGTGACCGTCCAGTTGTCGACCCCCCGCTGGGTGGTTGGGCGCGCGCTGGCGCTTTATCAGACCGCTACTTTTGGTGGCATGGCGGCAGGTAGCTGGCTTTGGGGAGCGGTGGCTGACGAGTTTGGCGTGCCAGGTGCTTTGCTTGCAGCAGCAGGCGTTTTACTGTTGGGGGCCCTTGTTGGGTTATTGCTGCCGCAGCCAGAATTTGAATCGCTCAATCTTGATCCGCTCAATCGTTTCAGTGAACCGAAGCTTCGTCTTGACCTTCGTTCACGGAGTGGTCCGATCATGATCATGGTGGACTACAAGATCGCTCAGGAGGACGTTAAGGCATTTTTGGCGGCAATGGCGTTGCGACGACGAATTCGCATTCGAGATGGCGCACGGCAATGGGCGTTGCTGCGCGATCTTGAAAATCCCGAGACTTGGACGGAGAGTTATCACGTTCCGACATGGGTGGAATATGTACGCCACAATCAGCGTCGAACCCAGTCGGATGCTGAAGTTTCAGAACGGCTCTTGGCATTGCATAAGGGGTCGACTCCTCCTTTGGTGCATCGCATGATCGAGCGGCAGACCGTATCCATTCACGATGATATGCCGCTCAAAGCACATCTTGATTTGCACTAG
- a CDS encoding FG-GAP repeat protein has protein sequence MTQLSRSSLFGFAFIFLSSGVCDTSLAQSTLLQLKPDTDVEAQVKKTEKGYFIVQPDGSELQMIDAEWVKNFEGDPIFTVADYNFDGFPDVAIGAKTSDSPDTGSGIFLYDADNKSYVPLHFSEAFNDRLNCRGLWNVELIESQNAIKSSCYFEGDDDTRVDILQIDPDASPHLLEQSRAKEEAWHWPYIDRPARMITYDREGNITLETIADQDDTENSWTVPVIKLEIYSKADPQTRTPAYLLEGETVRILAFSGEFMKFAREGTTGMSQGWVSLTQAYDLVSRYDTDGTKPQMASLALSDYKDIAENPDYYRNLFTLTLKNTGNSDMDLSNAELFLLFNGDNGTRVAHKLYDISGPTLKPGESHMIDDNPIEQRDGKYVIYHNEDGQDSYPLFFPAGLPDGKYRVIPMITDPALSGFIYGKNEIELEFPPKLDASLIKN, from the coding sequence ATGACACAGCTATCTCGCTCTTCACTATTTGGGTTCGCGTTTATTTTTCTATCAAGTGGAGTGTGCGACACGTCGCTCGCGCAAAGCACATTGCTGCAACTTAAACCCGACACCGATGTCGAAGCTCAGGTTAAGAAAACTGAAAAGGGTTACTTCATTGTGCAGCCCGATGGTTCCGAGCTTCAGATGATCGATGCAGAATGGGTTAAAAATTTCGAAGGCGATCCAATTTTCACCGTCGCCGATTATAATTTCGACGGCTTTCCCGATGTCGCAATCGGGGCAAAGACAAGCGACAGCCCAGATACAGGCTCTGGCATCTTTCTCTATGATGCTGACAACAAATCCTATGTGCCGCTCCATTTTTCCGAAGCATTCAATGATCGCCTCAACTGCAGGGGATTGTGGAATGTAGAGCTGATTGAAAGCCAGAATGCTATCAAAAGCAGCTGCTATTTTGAGGGTGACGACGATACACGTGTCGATATCCTACAGATTGATCCGGATGCTTCGCCTCATTTGCTTGAACAATCGCGCGCAAAAGAAGAAGCCTGGCACTGGCCTTATATCGACAGGCCGGCCCGCATGATAACTTATGATCGTGAAGGCAACATCACTCTGGAAACAATCGCGGACCAAGATGACACAGAGAATAGTTGGACTGTTCCGGTCATTAAGCTGGAAATATATAGCAAAGCCGACCCACAGACCCGTACGCCTGCTTATCTTCTTGAAGGCGAAACAGTCCGCATTTTAGCATTTAGTGGCGAATTCATGAAATTCGCGCGCGAAGGCACTACCGGTATGTCTCAAGGCTGGGTCTCACTCACGCAGGCCTATGACCTTGTCTCCCGCTACGACACCGATGGAACCAAGCCGCAAATGGCCTCTCTTGCTCTTTCCGACTATAAAGACATTGCGGAAAACCCTGACTACTATCGCAACCTGTTCACTCTGACGCTGAAAAACACCGGCAATTCGGATATGGACCTCTCCAACGCAGAACTGTTTCTCCTCTTCAATGGCGACAATGGCACACGCGTCGCGCACAAGCTCTATGACATTTCAGGCCCGACGCTCAAACCCGGCGAAAGCCATATGATCGACGATAATCCGATTGAACAACGAGACGGAAAATATGTGATCTATCATAATGAAGACGGTCAGGATTCCTATCCGCTGTTCTTCCCGGCAGGTCTGCCAGATGGCAAATATCGCGTCATCCCAATGATAACAGATCCGGCCCTCAGCGGTTTCATCTATGGTAAGAACGAAATCGAGCTCGAATTCCCGCCAAAGCTCGATGCTAGTCTGATCAAGAATTAA
- a CDS encoding NAD(P)/FAD-dependent oxidoreductase translates to MQSVDVLVIGAGAAGMMCAIEAAKRGRSVLVLDHAKKPGDKIRISGGGRCNFTNMHASPKNFLSQNKHFCISALSRYTQRDFIKLVERYRIAYHEKTLGQLFCDGSATQIIDMLLDEMHRYGALLQLETAIENVEKTEHGFVIRHSGGTVSAKSLVIATGGKSIPKMGATGFGYEIATRFGLRLVETRPGLVPLTFEPHLLERLKPLAGVAVDAVVACKKTKFTEAMLFTHRGISGPSILQISSYWREGDEIVISMLPQTDLFEALREQRSKNGKQALQTALSYFIPKKLSQLIAADFPAGNLADLSDAVLRRAAAAVNDWRVKPAGSEGYRTAEVTLGGVDTRDLDSKTMEAKNAPGLYFIGEVVDVTGWLGGYNFQWAWSSGWSAGQVV, encoded by the coding sequence TTGCAGAGCGTCGATGTTTTGGTGATAGGCGCTGGCGCTGCTGGCATGATGTGTGCGATTGAAGCCGCGAAGCGCGGTCGTTCCGTTCTAGTGCTGGATCATGCTAAAAAGCCGGGTGACAAAATCCGTATCTCTGGGGGCGGTCGCTGTAATTTCACCAATATGCATGCAAGCCCGAAGAATTTTCTGTCGCAGAACAAGCACTTTTGCATTTCCGCATTGAGCCGCTATACGCAGCGCGACTTCATCAAACTTGTTGAGCGCTATCGGATTGCCTATCACGAAAAGACGCTGGGGCAGCTTTTCTGCGATGGTTCGGCAACGCAGATCATTGATATGTTGCTTGATGAGATGCACCGCTACGGTGCGCTTTTGCAGCTCGAAACAGCAATCGAGAATGTCGAGAAAACCGAACACGGTTTTGTCATTCGCCATTCGGGCGGCACAGTTTCAGCAAAATCGCTTGTTATTGCTACCGGTGGCAAGTCGATCCCGAAGATGGGGGCCACCGGTTTTGGCTACGAGATTGCGACGCGTTTTGGTCTTCGTCTCGTCGAGACACGTCCCGGTCTTGTGCCCTTAACGTTTGAGCCGCATCTGCTTGAAAGGCTAAAGCCGCTTGCGGGTGTTGCCGTTGATGCCGTGGTTGCGTGCAAAAAGACGAAATTTACAGAGGCAATGCTGTTCACGCATCGCGGCATCAGTGGTCCGTCTATCCTCCAGATTTCCTCTTATTGGCGGGAAGGGGATGAAATCGTCATTTCCATGCTGCCCCAAACCGATCTGTTTGAAGCACTGCGCGAACAGCGATCCAAAAATGGCAAGCAGGCCCTGCAAACTGCACTTTCTTATTTCATACCCAAGAAGCTGTCCCAGCTGATTGCCGCTGATTTTCCAGCAGGCAATCTCGCTGACCTGTCAGATGCCGTATTGCGCCGCGCTGCTGCCGCGGTCAATGACTGGCGTGTGAAACCGGCAGGCTCAGAAGGCTATCGCACGGCTGAGGTCACGTTGGGCGGTGTTGATACGCGCGATCTCGATTCCAAAACGATGGAAGCAAAGAATGCCCCCGGGCTCTATTTCATAGGCGAAGTGGTTGATGTCACCGGCTGGCTTGGCGGCTACAACTTCCAATGGGCATGGTCGTCCGGCTGGAGTGCTGGTCAGGTCGTTTAA